The DNA segment GACCGAGATCGGAATCGACGTGGCCACGGTGAGTCCGGCCTTCAATCCGAGGTAGGTGTTGGCCACACCCAGGAGTAGACCGAAGATGACACCGGCGACCGCTGCCCGGAGCGTGAACTCCGGCATCGAAGTCTGCGCGGGGACAAATGGCCGAAAATCGGCCGGAGACGGGGACTGGGAAGGCTTAGGCATCGCTGTGATGGAATCCCGGTTCATGCCGGACGGCGATGGACCCACGCCGCCCAACCGCAGCCGGCGATCAAGATCGCCAGGCAGGCGAGTGATAACCAAACGGAATTGGCAAAGACAGAGGAATGGAAATCGAACTTGATCCTGTGTGTTCCGGCCGTCACCGGCACGGCGCGGAAGGTGTAGTCGGCGCGATAGATCGGCAATGATCGCCCCGTCTCATCGGTGGCGGTCCATGCCGGGTAGTAGTTCTCCGACAGCCAGAGAATGCCGTCGCGTTCCGCGCTGCACTCGACCTCGAAGTTGTCGGTGTCCCAGGCGACCATGCGTGCCGGCGTGAAGAGAACCGGGGGGGCCAATGTATCGGTGGGCGGCAAACCGGGCAGTGCCTGGTCGAGAATCAGTCGGCTCCGATACGGGAAGTCGTCGCTGCGGATACGCGCCAGCGTCGCATTGGAGTCTGTGTTCACTTCATACTGATAGAAGACGGCCGCGCGCGGCAGCGCATCCTGATTACGATGCAGATAGAGGCCCTGACTCTGCGCCACGAACGTGAACCCGCTCCGGCTCACCGGCTGGGGCGCCACAATGAAGACGGCGTTGAGCAGATTGAGCGTGGCCGCGTTCGTCACCAGCGCGGGCGTCGGGTCGTGACGGCCGACGAAGTTGTCATGCGTCAACAGGTGGTTCCCGTGCATCGCGCTCGGTGACAGTTCTTCAATACCATGCAGAGCCAGGTAGTTGTCATCCAGTGTCCGGGGCAGATTGAGCACGCGGTAGCGCTCGGGCGGTGCCGGGGCATTCTGTCGGATCAGGTTCAGGATCGGACGGTCGCCATAGGAACGCTTCGGATCGATCGTCGTCACGAAACGGGCATCAAACTGCCACAATGGGAGCACCGCCAGAGCCATCAGTCCACCCAGAGCACCCGTCTGTGAAAGACCACCCCGCTTGTGAAGACGAAACAGTCCGACCAGGGCCCAGAGCAGGATCGCACCGATGAGAAATCCGATCCGCATGCTGTTGGCATTGGCCGCCGCCGCCTGGGCCTTCTCGCCGGTGAGCGGTTCGCCGAATGCGGAAGCCCAACCGGTCAGCAGCGACGGCCCGGTGACCAAGCCGATTAGGGCAATGCCGGAGTAGACCATGGCAATGACCAAGAGAACGCGATGGGGGTCCCGGCTGCGACGGACCGATACACCGCCGCTTCGGCGTGGCTCCAGCAACAGATCGAGCGACCGCGAGGCCATGACCACCCACGAGAATGCGAACAGAAAGCTGCTCATCGATGGTGCCCGGAACTTCTTCACCATCGGCACGAACTCGAAGAACAGGCGAAAGACCGGCGTCGAATCGCCGAGGGCATGAAGCAGAGCCAGAAGCGACAGCCCGGCGAAGAACCAGATGGACGGTGCCCGAGCCGCGACAAACGCCACGACGGCCAAAGCCACGGCCATCACGCCGACTGCCTCGGAATTGAGCTTGAAGAAGTTCTGGCCCCAATAGGTCGACGGCCCCGATGAGAGGTTGGCTCCGGGGAATTCCGGGTTCACTTCGGAAAGCAGTTCCTCAGAATGCATGGCCCAGGAGCTCGACCATTCATACCCCCGTCCCTCGGTGTGCTGGATGCGTTGCGAGTATTTGGCGAGGTACTGATACGGCGCCATCCACTGCACCGCCGAGGCCCCGCCGGCGAGGAGAACCGCGAGGACGAAGAACACAATCGGCAGCGCGATCTTGCGCAGTTGGAAGCGGTATTGATCCCACAGCAGGAAGAGGAAATAGAGTCCCAGCCCCCAGGAAGCGTAATACGCCATCTGCACGTGCGCCGTCAGGATCATCAGGGCATACACCAGTCCGAAACCGAAGAACCACGGCAAGCGTCGGGTGACCACGGCCCGATGGACCATGAGAAACGCCAGCGGGAGAAGCGCGGTGACATACATCTTGCCGTCGTGCCCCGGGTAGACGAGCGAGACCAGGCACGGTGTCCACATGTAGAGCAGGCCGCCTACGAACGCGCCGACATCGCTGCGACCGAGCACGCGCAGGAACAGGAACATGAAGACGCCGGCCAGAAAGACGTGCAGAATCAGTTTCAGTCCCAACGCGTAGGTGACCGGCAGGATGATCTGCAGGATTGAGGCCGGATAGAAGATGTCGCCGTGCATGGCATCGACAAACGGCAGCCCGGCGTGGATATACGGATCCCACATCGGCAGACGGAAGTGGCTGCGCCAGAACTCCGCCGAGAGCGACCGGAAGAAGACCCCCGCCGACATCGTGTCAGAGCCAAAGACCATCTTCCCCGGCGAGAAGATCGGCCCGGCGAAGAAGATCACGGTCAGAAGCGCATAGGCAAGAATGGCCCAGCGCACCGGCCGGGCGGCGATCCGTTCACGGAACGAGGGGCCGACGGAACGCGGGCGTTCTGGTTTGTGGGTCTTCGGTTTGGGGGATTGCCCCTTCCTGGTCGGTGGATGGTCCTTGGGCATGGGGAGAAGTTAGGCAATTGGCGCCCACGGGAAAACGTGAATTCGTAGTGCGGGTCAGCCCTTGGGCTGACCGTGGACCCGAAGGGTCCGTAGGAGTGGGATTGTCGCGAGTCGGGTCGCGGCGGCGCCGCGAACGTCAGCCCAAGGGCTGACCGGCACCCATGCCAGAGTCTACGACTATGGTCGCATAAGACGCTTCGGGCCTGAGGGCATAGAACAAAGATCCCCGCACCCGTCCGCCTGCGGCGGACGACCTCTCCCTCGACTCCGCTCGGGGTAGACAAAAGGAGAAGTCATCTGCCGTGTCGTGCCGGTCAGCCCTTGGGCTGACGTTCGACCGCGGCAGCGGTCGATGTCACTCTGTGTTGTCGTGTTTGAACGGACCCTTCGGGTCCGAGGTCAGCCCGAGGGCTGACCCGCACAGACCATGACATTGGGAGGAATTGTGCTACCGTTTCCCGTTGCCGCTGCGGCCGTTCCCGTTGTGCCCATTGCGGCGCTTGGGGGGACGTAGGAGTGTGCCGCGACAGATGCGTGAACCGCAGAGGCAGGCGTAGCGCTTGCGCCAGGCACGCCCATAGGGGCCCTCGCAGTCGAGATGATAGTCGTATGTCAGCTCGACGCCGGGCTGAATATTCTTGATCGCCTCAATGACGATGTGGCCGTCGTCGTTCAGTGATTCGCAGTTCGGGTCGCAGGAGTGGTTGATGAAGCGCGCCGCATTCCCCCGCCGCGCCCCGTCGATCACGGTCTTCTCATCCACGGTAAAGAGGAATGTGTGCGCGAAATCGTGGGTGTATTCGTCGTACCGTTCCTCCGCCTCATCATGGGAAATCCGTTCCCCCAGATACTCGATGACCCGTTGCCCCTTGCGGATGCGCCGCAGGGCGAAGACGCCGCGTCCCTGGATGCGGGAGTTGCGAACGGACAAAAGCGGACGGTAACGTCTGGACATGGAAACAGACACAGATGATGCGTCGCGATTGATCCCGCCCCCCTGCCGATGCCCTTAATATAACAAAATCTGTCGGAAATGCAAGCGATTCCCCGGTTGCCAACGTGGCGCAAGCGGGATCATCAACTCTCCGCCATCGCAGCGATCACCGCATCGGCGAACTCCTCGGTCGTCGCCTTGCCGCCCAAGTCGGGGGTGCGGATGCGTCCCTGTTCGAGCACGGCATACGCCGCGGCCATGATGCGGTCGGCGATGTCATCGCGTTCGAGACGACGCAGCATGAGTACGCCGGAGAACAGCAGCGCCAGCGGATTGGCGATCCCCTTCCCGGCGATGTCCGGGGCCGAGCCATGAACGGCCTCGAAGACCGCGCAGTCGAAGCCGAAGTTGCCACCGGGTACGACGCCCAGTCCGCCCACCAGACCGGCGGCGAGGTCGGAAACGATGTCACCGTAGAGATTCGACAGCAGGAGAACATCGAACCGCGACGGATCCATCACCAGCTTCATGCAGAGCGCGTCGACGATCTGATCCTCGAAGGCGATCTCCGGGTACTCGCGCGCCACTTTGCGAGCGGAGTCGAGAAAGAGGCCGTCGGAGACCTTCATGATGTTGGCCTTGTGGACCACCGTGACCTTCTTGCGGCCGCGGTGTCGGGCATACTGAAAGGCGAAGTGGGCGATTCGCTCGGAGGCCACCTGGGTGATGACCTTGATCGATTGGGTGACGCCGGGGGTCACGACATGCTCGATCCCGGAATAGAGGTCCTCGGTATTCTCACGGACAATGATGAGGTCAACGCCTTCATAGCGTGAGGCAATCCCCCGAAGACTGCGGACGGGACGGAGGTTGGCATACAGGTCCAGTTCTTTGCGCAAGGTGATGTTCGCGGAGGCGAAGCCCTTGCCGACGAATGTCGTCAGAGGGCCCTTGAGCGCGATCTTGTTCTGGCGGATCGATTCCAAGAGGGTGTCGGGAACCGGCTTGCCATGATCGGGGAATGCCTTCAGTCCTGCTTCGTGGACCTCCCAG comes from the Candidatus Zixiibacteriota bacterium genome and includes:
- a CDS encoding isocitrate/isopropylmalate dehydrogenase family protein, whose translation is MPTKVTLIPGDGIGPEITQAVTRIIDAAGADITWEVHEAGLKAFPDHGKPVPDTLLESIRQNKIALKGPLTTFVGKGFASANITLRKELDLYANLRPVRSLRGIASRYEGVDLIIVRENTEDLYSGIEHVVTPGVTQSIKVITQVASERIAHFAFQYARHRGRKKVTVVHKANIMKVSDGLFLDSARKVAREYPEIAFEDQIVDALCMKLVMDPSRFDVLLLSNLYGDIVSDLAAGLVGGLGVVPGGNFGFDCAVFEAVHGSAPDIAGKGIANPLALLFSGVLMLRRLERDDIADRIMAAAYAVLEQGRIRTPDLGGKATTEEFADAVIAAMAES
- a CDS encoding SET domain-containing protein-lysine N-methyltransferase; this encodes MSRRYRPLLSVRNSRIQGRGVFALRRIRKGQRVIEYLGERISHDEAEERYDEYTHDFAHTFLFTVDEKTVIDGARRGNAARFINHSCDPNCESLNDDGHIVIEAIKNIQPGVELTYDYHLDCEGPYGRAWRKRYACLCGSRICRGTLLRPPKRRNGHNGNGRSGNGKR